A portion of the Oscillospiraceae bacterium genome contains these proteins:
- the lon gene encoding endopeptidase La, with protein MSEKVTIKAERRELHLPAIALRGLVVFPNNLVHFEVGREKSIAAVEWAMANNSNVFLVAQKEMELSDPTQEDLFAYGVVAEVKQVLRVSDDLVKVLVEGKYRAKLTDLDTTGDFLLASVRPAPVRVGKTEDAVETEALLRALKSSFDEYLGMNPRLAKDVVFTIVSSTDPEFLSEYMPANLLFRYEDKQAVMNENTLAGRLQRLVEMLRRECQVMKIEKEIADKVNESMDKNQRDYYLHEQLHVISDELGEGDDTHAEADEYRRKITALHLAEDSEKKLLKEVDRLSKMQGSNQEATVIRTYLDTCLDLPWNSYTEDDLDINRAQQILDRDHYGLKKVKDRILETLAVRKLAPDVKAQIICLVGPPGVGKTSIARSIAESLGRKYVRISLGGVRDEAEIRGHRRTYIGAMPGKIISAMITAKSSNPLMLLDEIDKLAGDFRGDPAAALLEALDPEQNSTFNDHFLDIPFDLSHVLFITTANDLGSIPGPLRDRMDVIELPSYTRVEKYNIARKHLLPKQLKACGLTGKVTLSQSALYGIIDGYTREAGVRNLERTITSVLRKCARKIASGEAETVSVTGSMLEDLLGPRFVKPDFLNRTNAVGIANGLAWTSVGGETLPIEVQVIDNGSGKITVTGSLGDVMKESAQLAVTWVRVHALEYGIDPERLKKCDLHIHAPEGAVPKDGPSAGVTLTTALVSCLSGLPVRGDVAMTGEITLHGNVLPIGGLREKSMAAYREGMKTVLIPKDNEPDLYEVDDEVKKNLTFLPMQNLTQVLNAALLKPTSAKKAKAPASRSRKKAKTAESIVPPAAEKPQTGAVC; from the coding sequence ATGTCTGAAAAAGTAACGATCAAGGCAGAGCGCCGGGAACTGCATTTGCCTGCCATCGCCCTGCGCGGGCTGGTCGTATTCCCGAATAATCTGGTCCACTTTGAGGTGGGCCGCGAAAAGAGCATTGCCGCCGTGGAATGGGCCATGGCCAACAACTCCAATGTGTTCCTTGTGGCGCAGAAGGAGATGGAGCTCAGTGACCCCACCCAGGAGGATCTGTTTGCTTACGGCGTCGTGGCCGAGGTCAAGCAGGTGCTGCGCGTCTCGGATGATCTGGTCAAGGTTCTGGTGGAGGGCAAGTACCGCGCCAAGCTCACCGATCTGGACACCACCGGCGATTTCCTGCTGGCTTCCGTGCGCCCGGCCCCGGTGCGTGTCGGCAAGACCGAGGACGCCGTGGAGACCGAAGCCCTGCTGCGCGCTCTGAAGAGCAGCTTTGACGAGTATCTGGGCATGAACCCGCGTCTGGCCAAGGACGTGGTGTTTACCATCGTGTCCAGCACCGATCCGGAGTTCCTCAGCGAGTACATGCCCGCAAACCTGCTGTTCCGCTACGAGGACAAGCAGGCTGTGATGAACGAGAACACCCTCGCGGGCCGTCTGCAGCGTCTTGTGGAGATGCTGCGCCGCGAGTGCCAGGTGATGAAGATCGAGAAGGAGATCGCGGACAAGGTCAACGAGTCCATGGACAAGAACCAGCGCGACTACTACCTGCACGAGCAGCTGCACGTCATCAGCGATGAGCTGGGCGAGGGGGACGATACCCACGCCGAGGCCGACGAGTACCGCCGCAAGATCACGGCACTGCATCTGGCCGAGGACAGCGAGAAAAAGCTGCTCAAGGAAGTGGACCGCCTGTCCAAGATGCAGGGCTCCAATCAGGAAGCCACCGTTATCCGCACCTATCTGGACACCTGCCTGGACCTGCCGTGGAACAGCTATACCGAGGATGATCTGGACATCAACCGTGCCCAGCAGATCCTGGACCGCGACCACTACGGCCTGAAAAAGGTCAAGGACCGCATTCTGGAAACGCTGGCCGTGCGCAAGCTGGCTCCGGACGTCAAGGCGCAGATCATCTGCCTCGTCGGCCCTCCGGGCGTCGGCAAGACCAGCATTGCACGTTCCATCGCCGAAAGTCTGGGCCGCAAGTATGTGCGCATCAGTCTGGGCGGCGTGCGGGATGAAGCCGAGATCCGCGGCCACCGCCGCACCTACATCGGTGCCATGCCCGGCAAGATCATCAGTGCCATGATCACCGCCAAGAGCTCGAACCCTCTGATGCTGCTGGATGAGATCGACAAGCTGGCCGGTGACTTCCGGGGCGACCCGGCGGCAGCTCTGCTGGAGGCACTGGACCCCGAGCAGAACAGCACCTTCAACGACCACTTCCTGGACATCCCGTTCGACCTGAGCCATGTGCTCTTCATCACCACGGCCAACGATCTGGGCAGCATCCCCGGCCCCCTGCGCGACCGCATGGACGTCATCGAGCTGCCCAGCTACACCCGCGTGGAAAAATACAACATTGCCCGCAAGCATCTGCTGCCCAAGCAGCTCAAGGCCTGCGGCCTGACCGGCAAGGTCACCCTGAGCCAGAGCGCCCTGTACGGCATCATCGACGGCTATACCCGCGAAGCCGGCGTGCGCAATCTGGAGCGCACCATTACCAGTGTGCTGCGCAAGTGCGCCCGCAAGATCGCATCCGGCGAGGCGGAGACGGTGTCGGTCACCGGCTCCATGCTGGAAGATCTGCTGGGCCCCCGCTTCGTCAAGCCCGACTTTCTCAACCGCACCAATGCCGTGGGCATCGCCAACGGTCTGGCCTGGACCAGTGTGGGCGGCGAGACCCTGCCCATTGAGGTGCAGGTCATCGACAACGGCAGCGGCAAGATCACGGTGACCGGTTCGCTGGGCGATGTGATGAAGGAGAGCGCTCAGCTGGCTGTCACCTGGGTGCGAGTCCATGCGCTGGAATACGGCATCGACCCGGAGCGGCTGAAGAAGTGCGACCTGCACATCCACGCCCCGGAAGGTGCTGTGCCCAAGGACGGTCCCTCGGCCGGTGTCACCCTGACCACGGCCCTGGTGTCCTGCCTGTCCGGCCTGCCGGTGCGTGGGGATGTGGCCATGACGGGCGAGATCACCCTCCACGGCAACGTGCTGCCCATCGGCGGCCTGCGCGAAAAGAGCATGGCAGCCTACCGCGAGGGCATGAAGACGGTGCTCATCCCCAAGGACAACGAGCCGGATCTGTACGAGGTGGACGATGAGGTTAAGAAGAATCTGACCTTCCTGCCCATGCAGAACCTGACCCAGGTGCTGAACGCCGCGCTGCTCAAGCCGACGAGCGCCAAAAAGGCCAAGGCTCCGGCCAGCCGCAGCCGCAAAAAGGCCAAGACGGCCGAGAGCATCGTGCCGCCTGCTGCCGAAAAGCCCCAGACCGGGGCTGTCTGCTGA
- a CDS encoding Gx transporter family protein: MPKNPRSYEKTRHIALSGLLFALAMALSFIEGSLVIPGLLPGMKLGLANIVVMYALFFMGVKQALVLDVLKALFVFLVSGFTAGFLSLCGGLLSLLVMAVLYYVVPVRPTWFILSVCGALAHNVGQLLGAGVIISSSLSLYYAPVMLVLGLVMGALTSITLKALLPALGRLGFSTREKRGE; this comes from the coding sequence ATGCCAAAAAATCCACGCAGCTATGAAAAGACGCGGCACATCGCCCTGTCGGGCCTGTTGTTCGCGCTGGCTATGGCGCTTTCGTTCATTGAAGGCTCGCTGGTCATTCCGGGCCTTCTGCCCGGCATGAAGCTGGGCCTTGCCAACATCGTGGTAATGTACGCTCTGTTCTTCATGGGTGTCAAGCAGGCGCTGGTGCTGGACGTGCTCAAGGCACTGTTCGTTTTTCTGGTGTCCGGCTTCACGGCGGGGTTCCTCTCGCTGTGCGGCGGCCTGTTGTCGCTGCTGGTCATGGCCGTGCTGTACTATGTGGTGCCGGTGCGGCCCACCTGGTTCATCCTTTCGGTTTGCGGCGCACTGGCCCACAATGTGGGGCAGCTGCTGGGGGCCGGCGTTATCATCTCGTCGTCGCTGTCACTGTACTATGCGCCGGTCATGCTGGTGCTGGGCCTGGTAATGGGCGCACTGACGTCCATTACCCTCAAGGCACTGCTGCCGGCACTGGGGCGGCTGGGGTTCAGCACCCGCGAAAAGCGGGGCGAATAA
- a CDS encoding ABC-F family ATP-binding cassette domain-containing protein has protein sequence MLIHLEKLGKSFGEKVVLHDVTASVEREDRIGIVGQNGAGKTTLLKILTGEYQDYDGEFSVTHGVTLGYLEQNAKLDPTLDIYGEMRATFAPVLDAMAQMQVLERKMAAQPDNTDLLAQHDALQNIVDAADGYNMDVNIKKVLSGMGFAQDTWEKNIAVLSGGELTRLRLAKLLLEKPDVLILDEPTNHLDFATMEWLENYLKGYSGAVLVVSHDRYFLDNVCTKIWEVSFQTMTTYKGNFSAYLPQKEAADALRQKQHDADVALAEKLQDYVDRNLVRASTTKMAQSRRRQLEKLEITEAPKDETNQLKFRFEYDVEPWNELVMLKNLTIKIGDRTLLEPFTYTVCRGQRLIIAGPNGAGKSTLMQVLDGKRRPSGGMVRLGTGARPSIFAQQQNRLGQGRVIDVIWNKYPRMTELEVRSHLAKLGFRGDTVFKPCEALSGGELARLRFAEIVLERPNLLFLDEPTNHLDIYTRENLTEALMAYTGTLLLVTHDRHLMNSLACPILYLENGKATLYPSYDALMGRAAPAPTAQKEAAPAKAGYGKEQRRRRAELRAKIKACEDEMEACGAREVELDNEINSPEVYNDPDLLRQKSDELSDLRFHQEELFAAWEAAMEEQEHYEQSQAEE, from the coding sequence ATGCTGATACATTTAGAAAAACTTGGAAAGAGCTTTGGCGAAAAAGTCGTGCTGCACGATGTGACGGCCAGTGTCGAGCGGGAGGACCGTATCGGCATTGTGGGCCAGAACGGCGCGGGCAAGACCACGCTCCTCAAAATCCTGACTGGAGAATATCAGGACTATGACGGGGAATTCAGCGTGACCCATGGCGTGACGCTGGGCTACCTGGAACAGAACGCCAAACTGGACCCCACGCTGGACATCTACGGCGAAATGCGCGCCACCTTTGCGCCGGTGCTGGACGCCATGGCCCAGATGCAGGTTTTGGAGCGCAAGATGGCAGCCCAGCCCGACAACACCGACCTGCTGGCCCAGCACGACGCACTGCAGAACATCGTGGATGCCGCCGACGGCTACAACATGGACGTCAACATCAAAAAAGTGCTGTCCGGCATGGGCTTTGCGCAGGATACCTGGGAAAAGAACATTGCCGTGCTTTCCGGCGGTGAGCTGACCCGGCTGCGTCTGGCAAAGCTGCTGCTGGAAAAACCGGATGTGCTGATCCTGGACGAGCCCACCAACCACCTGGACTTTGCCACCATGGAATGGCTGGAAAATTACCTCAAGGGCTATTCCGGTGCGGTGCTGGTGGTCAGCCACGACCGCTATTTCCTGGACAATGTGTGTACCAAGATCTGGGAGGTTTCCTTCCAGACCATGACCACCTACAAGGGCAACTTCTCGGCTTACCTGCCCCAGAAGGAAGCCGCCGACGCCCTGCGCCAGAAGCAGCACGACGCCGACGTGGCCCTGGCGGAAAAACTGCAGGACTATGTGGACCGCAACCTGGTACGGGCTTCCACCACCAAAATGGCCCAGAGCCGCCGCCGCCAGCTGGAAAAGCTGGAGATCACCGAAGCACCCAAGGACGAGACGAACCAGCTCAAATTCCGCTTTGAGTACGATGTGGAACCTTGGAACGAGCTGGTGATGCTCAAGAACCTGACCATCAAGATCGGGGACCGCACCCTGCTGGAGCCCTTTACCTATACGGTGTGCCGCGGCCAGCGGCTGATCATCGCCGGCCCCAACGGCGCGGGCAAATCCACCCTGATGCAGGTGCTGGACGGCAAGCGCCGCCCCTCCGGCGGCATGGTGCGTCTGGGCACCGGAGCCCGGCCCAGCATCTTTGCCCAGCAGCAGAACCGTCTGGGACAGGGCAGGGTCATCGACGTGATCTGGAACAAGTACCCCCGTATGACTGAGCTGGAGGTGCGCAGCCATCTGGCCAAGCTGGGCTTCCGGGGCGATACGGTGTTCAAGCCCTGCGAGGCACTGTCCGGCGGCGAGCTGGCCCGCCTGCGCTTTGCGGAGATCGTGTTGGAGCGGCCCAACCTGCTGTTCCTGGACGAGCCCACGAACCATCTGGATATCTACACCCGCGAGAACCTGACCGAGGCCCTCATGGCCTACACCGGCACGCTGCTGCTGGTCACCCATGACCGCCACCTGATGAACAGTCTGGCCTGCCCGATTTTGTATCTGGAAAACGGCAAGGCCACCCTCTACCCCAGCTACGACGCCCTGATGGGCCGTGCCGCCCCGGCACCGACCGCGCAGAAGGAGGCCGCCCCGGCCAAGGCCGGGTACGGCAAGGAGCAGCGCCGCCGCCGCGCCGAGCTGCGGGCAAAGATCAAGGCCTGCGAGGATGAAATGGAGGCCTGCGGTGCCCGCGAGGTGGAGCTGGACAACGAGATCAACTCCCCCGAAGTGTACAACGACCCGGACCTGCTGCGCCAGAAGAGCGACGAGCTCAGCGACCTGCGTTTCCATCAGGAAGAGCTGTTTGCCGCATGGGAGGCCGCCATGGAAGAACAGGAACACTACGAACAGTCCCAGGCCGAAGAGTAA
- a CDS encoding YjjG family noncanonical pyrimidine nucleotidase → MAKYYCILFDADNTLLNFDAAESKALAETLVNYGIEPDAETVQTYRTINEELWRQLEKGQIRREKLLNERFSRFLKAIDAAGDGAEMNRYYLEQLSTHPDLMNAEVLDVLRELSEVATLAVVSNGVHKVQTRRLAESGVSNFMEDVFISEKLGCEKPGARIFDAALRALGVENREHVLMVGDSLTSDIQGGANAGLDTCWFNPNHTENPGKVIPTYEIASLEELYPLVMEQDELANVGLKNRRHQC, encoded by the coding sequence ATGGCAAAATACTATTGCATCCTGTTTGATGCGGACAATACGCTGCTCAACTTTGACGCCGCCGAGAGCAAGGCACTGGCCGAAACGCTGGTGAACTACGGCATCGAGCCGGACGCCGAAACAGTGCAGACCTACCGCACCATCAATGAGGAACTGTGGCGTCAGCTGGAAAAAGGCCAGATCCGCCGCGAAAAGCTGCTCAACGAGCGGTTCAGCCGCTTCCTCAAAGCCATTGACGCCGCCGGGGACGGCGCAGAGATGAACCGCTATTATCTGGAGCAGCTGTCCACCCACCCGGACCTGATGAACGCCGAGGTGCTGGACGTGCTGCGGGAGCTGTCGGAGGTGGCCACACTGGCCGTGGTGAGCAACGGCGTCCACAAGGTGCAGACCCGGCGGTTGGCCGAGAGCGGCGTGTCCAACTTCATGGAGGATGTGTTCATCTCCGAGAAGCTGGGCTGCGAGAAGCCCGGTGCACGCATCTTTGACGCCGCCCTGCGGGCACTGGGCGTGGAGAACCGCGAGCATGTGCTGATGGTGGGCGACAGCCTGACCAGCGACATCCAGGGCGGTGCAAACGCCGGGCTGGACACCTGCTGGTTCAACCCCAACCACACCGAGAACCCGGGCAAGGTGATCCCCACCTACGAGATCGCCAGCCTGGAAGAGCTTTATCCGCTGGTCATGGAGCAGGACGAGCTGGCCAATGTGGGACTAAAGAACCGCCGCCACCAGTGCTGA
- a CDS encoding SGNH/GDSL hydrolase family protein, translated as MRQNTQPEKQSLTPMQKQAVLVCIVCALAALLTIGITLVLIHRGKEPAASSEQPGTEQPADDANIADHYQINEQSSALLPETADAGDAYQSETLFIGDSNTVRLYANGLISLQQFCAKEGIGTSAALNEGIVTFKKDSSRYTIAEAVAKMKPRRVVIMLGTNDTGMAVEDFISNYKQLVQAIQTSYPYTDIIVNTVPPVPANHSNYPNMDQTRIDDFNMALLSMCEEMGLKFLNTAEALKDSTGYGNADYYQSGDIHLKTSGLKVLLNYLCTHAYETEDRRPDTNNIPSRAEYVPDPSSAVASSSSEVTSSSSEVQEDTTQYQVSYRVDKTGGGTLSAGNDNGKTTLTYSVGASQSVSVTAVPASGHVFVKWSDGVTNKTRTDANFKQNLDVTAVFAAASVQISSSGKAAVGGSCTFHAKISGKYLEADSIRWYANGVEAASAAGQTSVTVPITAEMQGTTFKVYAVVSYNGSTVTSNTLEITVPGAPAASSGSSSSSSGNSGSSGSSSSSSGSSSTSSGASSGSTSGSSSSSSSEKESVSSSNGAESTSSSHSGSSSHSGSSSEAGSGSTSHSSSAAASSSHSSSESSSHSSASSESPAPKAEAENDTAEELAARS; from the coding sequence ATGAGACAGAATACACAACCGGAAAAACAGTCGCTGACGCCCATGCAGAAGCAGGCAGTGCTGGTGTGCATTGTGTGTGCACTGGCGGCGCTGTTGACCATTGGCATCACCCTTGTCCTGATCCACCGTGGCAAGGAACCGGCTGCCTCTTCGGAGCAGCCGGGCACCGAGCAGCCTGCGGATGATGCAAACATCGCCGACCATTACCAGATCAACGAACAGTCCAGTGCACTGCTCCCCGAGACGGCGGACGCGGGTGACGCCTACCAGAGTGAGACGCTGTTCATCGGCGATTCCAACACGGTGCGTCTGTATGCCAACGGCCTGATCAGCCTGCAGCAGTTCTGCGCCAAGGAGGGCATTGGCACAAGCGCTGCCCTGAACGAGGGCATCGTTACCTTTAAAAAGGACAGCAGCCGCTACACCATCGCGGAAGCTGTGGCCAAGATGAAGCCCCGCCGCGTGGTCATCATGCTGGGCACCAACGACACCGGCATGGCCGTGGAGGATTTCATCAGCAATTACAAGCAGCTGGTGCAGGCCATCCAGACCAGCTACCCCTACACCGACATCATCGTCAACACGGTGCCGCCGGTGCCTGCCAACCACTCCAACTATCCCAACATGGACCAGACTAGGATCGACGACTTCAATATGGCATTGCTGTCCATGTGTGAGGAAATGGGCCTGAAGTTCCTCAACACGGCCGAAGCCCTCAAGGATTCCACCGGCTACGGCAACGCCGACTATTACCAGAGCGGCGACATCCACCTCAAGACCTCCGGCCTGAAGGTGCTGCTGAACTACCTGTGCACCCATGCCTACGAGACCGAGGACCGCCGCCCGGACACCAACAACATTCCCAGCCGCGCCGAATATGTGCCCGACCCCAGTTCTGCTGTGGCTTCGTCCAGCAGTGAGGTGACCTCCTCTTCTTCCGAAGTGCAGGAGGACACCACCCAGTATCAGGTCTCTTACCGCGTGGATAAGACCGGCGGCGGTACCCTGAGCGCCGGCAATGACAACGGCAAGACCACACTGACCTACAGCGTCGGTGCAAGCCAGTCGGTCAGCGTCACGGCGGTCCCGGCATCGGGCCATGTGTTCGTCAAGTGGAGCGACGGCGTGACCAACAAGACCCGCACGGATGCCAACTTCAAGCAGAATCTGGATGTGACCGCCGTGTTTGCTGCCGCCTCGGTGCAGATCAGCAGCAGCGGCAAGGCTGCAGTGGGCGGCAGCTGCACCTTCCACGCGAAGATCAGCGGCAAGTATCTGGAGGCAGATTCCATCCGCTGGTATGCCAACGGTGTGGAGGCTGCTTCTGCCGCAGGCCAGACCAGCGTGACGGTGCCCATTACGGCTGAGATGCAGGGCACTACCTTCAAGGTCTACGCAGTGGTGAGCTACAACGGCAGCACCGTCACCAGCAACACGCTGGAGATCACGGTGCCCGGTGCCCCGGCAGCTTCTTCGGGCTCTTCCAGCAGTTCTTCCGGCAACTCCGGCTCTTCGGGCAGCAGCTCTTCTTCGTCTGGTTCTTCCAGCACTTCTTCCGGGGCTTCCTCCGGAAGTACATCCGGTTCTTCTTCCTCTTCTTCGTCGGAAAAGGAATCCGTCAGCAGCTCCAACGGGGCCGAGAGCACCAGCTCCTCCCACAGTGGCAGCTCGTCTCACAGCGGTTCCTCGTCGGAAGCCGGGAGCGGCAGCACCTCGCACAGCAGCAGTGCGGCCGCCAGTTCCTCCCACAGCAGCTCCGAGAGCAGCTCTCACAGCAGTGCTTCCTCTGAGAGCCCGGCTCCCAAGGCAGAAGCCGAAAATGACACGGCCGAAGAACTGGCAGCCCGCTCCTGA
- a CDS encoding HAD-IA family hydrolase: protein MLHYDAILFDVDGTLIDSAPGILHTLEEVFQKMGVDVTGVNLRRYLGPPLRKSFGEHFTELDKIEQATRLYRESYAVKGSHECAAYPGAAEMLQRLKDAGLILCTATSKPTEVVTPILEEKGLAPFFDFIGGASMDESRDTKTDVVHYVLSQPMLQGKRVLMVGDRNDDMRGAADCGLDAAGALYGYGSREELAPFHPVLLAESCADLADQLLEQRA, encoded by the coding sequence TTGCTGCATTACGATGCCATCCTGTTTGACGTGGACGGGACCCTGATTGATTCCGCTCCCGGCATTCTCCATACATTGGAAGAGGTCTTTCAGAAAATGGGCGTGGACGTCACCGGCGTCAACCTGCGCCGCTATCTGGGCCCGCCGCTGCGCAAGAGCTTCGGCGAGCACTTCACCGAGCTGGACAAGATCGAGCAGGCCACCCGCCTTTACCGCGAAAGCTACGCGGTGAAGGGCAGCCACGAATGCGCCGCGTACCCCGGTGCAGCGGAAATGCTGCAGCGCCTGAAGGACGCCGGGCTGATCCTGTGCACCGCTACTTCCAAGCCCACCGAGGTGGTCACCCCGATCCTGGAAGAAAAGGGTCTTGCACCCTTCTTTGATTTCATCGGCGGCGCGTCCATGGACGAGAGCCGCGACACCAAGACCGACGTGGTGCACTATGTGCTCAGCCAGCCCATGCTGCAGGGCAAGCGGGTGCTGATGGTCGGTGACCGCAACGACGACATGCGCGGCGCGGCAGACTGCGGTCTGGACGCTGCCGGTGCACTGTACGGCTATGGCAGCCGCGAGGAGCTTGCGCCCTTCCACCCGGTGCTGCTGGCCGAGAGCTGCGCCGACCTTGCCGACCAGCTGCTGGAGCAGCGTGCCTGA
- a CDS encoding YerC/YecD family TrpR-related protein, which translates to MAEKNPRRNETIDALFDAILSLETREECYDFFEDLCTVKEISDMAQRLEAAKLLLDGSTYEQIVKTVEISTATISRINRCIQYGTGGYRQTIEKVREKQQ; encoded by the coding sequence ATGGCCGAGAAAAATCCCAGAAGAAATGAAACCATCGACGCGCTGTTCGACGCGATCCTCAGCCTGGAAACGCGGGAAGAATGCTACGATTTCTTCGAGGATCTGTGTACCGTCAAGGAGATCTCGGACATGGCGCAGCGTCTGGAGGCAGCAAAGCTGCTGCTGGACGGCAGCACCTACGAGCAGATCGTAAAAACGGTGGAGATCAGCACTGCCACCATCAGCCGCATCAACCGCTGCATCCAGTACGGCACCGGCGGCTACCGGCAGACCATTGAAAAGGTGCGCGAAAAGCAGCAGTAA
- a CDS encoding carbon starvation protein A → MNTLVIVLIAAVCLFGAYALYGRWLANKWGIDPTAKTPAVVHEDGRDYVPTDGWTVFAHQFSSIAGAGPVTGAIQAAAFGWLPVLLWVLLGGIFFGAVTDFGALYASVKNDGKSMGMLIEKYIGKTGRKLFLLFCWLFCGIVIAAFADMVAGTFNAYGTDGALVEAAQTNGAAGMVSIMFMVFAVVFGLLQNKFHFTGWKENVISIVFIVLSFVVGANAPVILGKAAWSYITFVYIFFAAVLPMWLLKQPRDHMTTFMFVAMIVGAVLGLIVNHPVMNLPVFTGFNNAKLGTMFPILFVTVACGAVSGFHSLVSSGTSSKTVSNEKDMLKVGYGAMILESLLAVIALCVAGAAAAADGTPADGTPFQIFSRGVASFFVGFGLDQHFASVFMTMCVSALALTSLDAVARIGRMSFQELFSVDDMEHAEGWRKLLCNVYFSTIITLVFGFILTKIGYANIWPLFGSANQLLSALVLATLCVFLKVTGRNNKMIFPPLIIMLCVTFTALVQRLIAMVKAISTAASVTIPAGETTWGAVFIANGLQLILAVLLIVLGLNIVVHSFKAYQKAEQNSEVKA, encoded by the coding sequence ATGAATACGCTGGTCATCGTATTGATCGCCGCCGTGTGTCTGTTCGGTGCTTACGCACTCTACGGCCGCTGGCTGGCAAACAAGTGGGGCATCGACCCCACCGCCAAGACCCCGGCTGTTGTCCATGAGGATGGCCGGGACTATGTTCCCACCGACGGTTGGACGGTGTTCGCCCACCAGTTCAGCTCCATTGCCGGTGCAGGCCCTGTCACCGGTGCCATCCAGGCTGCCGCTTTCGGCTGGCTGCCCGTTCTGCTGTGGGTCCTGCTGGGCGGCATCTTCTTCGGTGCCGTCACCGACTTCGGCGCTCTGTACGCTTCCGTCAAGAATGACGGCAAGAGCATGGGCATGCTGATCGAGAAGTATATCGGCAAGACCGGCCGCAAGCTGTTCCTGCTGTTCTGCTGGCTGTTCTGCGGCATCGTCATCGCTGCCTTCGCAGACATGGTCGCAGGCACCTTCAACGCCTACGGCACCGACGGTGCTCTGGTGGAAGCTGCTCAGACCAACGGCGCTGCCGGCATGGTCTCCATCATGTTCATGGTGTTCGCAGTGGTCTTTGGCCTGCTGCAGAACAAGTTCCACTTCACCGGCTGGAAAGAAAACGTCATCAGCATCGTGTTCATCGTGCTGTCCTTCGTGGTTGGCGCAAACGCTCCTGTCATCCTGGGCAAGGCTGCCTGGAGCTACATCACCTTTGTGTACATCTTCTTCGCTGCCGTGCTGCCCATGTGGCTGCTGAAGCAGCCCCGTGACCACATGACCACCTTCATGTTCGTGGCTATGATCGTAGGTGCCGTTCTGGGCCTGATTGTCAACCACCCCGTCATGAACCTGCCGGTGTTCACCGGCTTCAACAACGCAAAGCTGGGCACCATGTTCCCCATCCTGTTCGTTACCGTGGCCTGCGGTGCCGTTTCCGGCTTCCACAGCCTGGTTTCTTCCGGCACTTCCTCCAAGACTGTTTCCAATGAAAAGGATATGCTGAAGGTCGGTTACGGTGCCATGATCCTGGAGAGCCTGCTGGCTGTCATCGCCCTGTGCGTGGCAGGCGCAGCCGCTGCCGCCGACGGCACCCCTGCCGACGGCACCCCCTTCCAGATCTTCAGCCGTGGCGTGGCCAGCTTCTTTGTGGGCTTTGGCCTGGACCAGCACTTTGCTTCCGTGTTCATGACCATGTGCGTTTCCGCTCTGGCCCTGACCAGCCTGGACGCTGTGGCCCGTATCGGCCGTATGAGCTTCCAGGAGCTGTTCAGTGTGGATGACATGGAGCACGCTGAGGGCTGGCGCAAGCTGCTGTGCAACGTGTACTTCTCCACCATCATCACTCTGGTGTTCGGTTTCATCCTGACCAAGATCGGCTACGCCAACATCTGGCCGCTGTTCGGTTCCGCCAACCAGCTGCTGAGCGCTCTGGTGCTGGCTACCCTGTGCGTGTTCCTGAAGGTCACCGGCCGCAACAACAAGATGATCTTCCCCCCGCTGATCATCATGCTGTGTGTCACCTTCACCGCTCTGGTGCAGCGCCTGATCGCTATGGTCAAGGCCATCAGCACCGCCGCTTCTGTGACCATCCCCGCTGGCGAGACCACCTGGGGCGCTGTGTTCATCGCAAACGGCCTGCAGCTGATCCTGGCTGTCCTGCTGATCGTTCTGGGCCTGAACATCGTGGTCCACTCCTTCAAGGCTTACCAGAAGGCTGAACAGAACAGCGAAGTCAAGGCCTGA